The Astyanax mexicanus isolate ESR-SI-001 chromosome 20, AstMex3_surface, whole genome shotgun sequence genome contains a region encoding:
- the carm1l gene encoding histone-arginine methyltransferase CARM1 — protein sequence MMGSGQEQSRFFISLVFLNDSGTEGELQVSGQDQHQDLSVQVSRDTAGITLTVENGDGVCVFRFSISRETECCRVGGQSFLITTSCVSVLLRFRTRPDFQSFHSLLKSWLDSSREMSVFDQRTDNSSALQYFQQQNMLQDFLRTATYQKAILLNDVDFRDKVVLDVGCGTGILSFFAVQAGAKRVYAVEASSVAKHAEVLVRSNGMSDRITVLNGKIEEVSCPEKVDVIISEPIGYMLLNERMLESYLHSKHWLKPKGMMFPTFSDIHLAPFTDEQLYMEHHARSSFWLQTSFYGVNLSGLHPVAVEEFFRQPIVDTFDMQILMARSVKYTINFLEAKEEDLHRMEIPFVFKLLQSGLIHGLAFWFDVAFVGSRMTVWLSTAPHEPLSHWYQVRCLLQTPLFAKMGQTLSGQVLLIANKRQSYDIHITAVVDESGFKSGNTLDLKNPFFR from the exons ATGATGGGCAGCGGTCAGGAGCAGAGCCGTTTCTTCATCAGTCTGGTGTTTCTGAACGATAGCGGGACTGAGGGTGAGCTACAGGTCTCAGGACAGGACCAGCATCAGGACCTCAGTGTGCAGGTCAGCAGAGACACAGCGGGCATCACTCTCACTGTGGAGAACG GTGATGGAGTATGTGTCTTCAGGTTCTCCATCTCCAGGGAGACGGAGTGCTGCCGGGTGGGCGGTCAGTCCTTCCTCATCACCACCAGCTGTGTGAGCGTCCTGCTGCGATTCCGTACTCGACCAG ACTTCCAGAGTTTCCACAGTTTGCTAAAGTCATGGTTGGACTCCAGCAGGGAGATGTCAGTATTTGACCAGAGGACAGACAACTCATCTGCCCTCCAGTACTTTCAG CAGCAGAACATGCTTCAGGACTTTCTGAGGACGGCCACGTACCAAAAAGCCATTCTACTGAACGACGTCGACTTCAGAGATAAG GTAGTGCTGGATGTGGGCTGTGGAACTGGAATACTCTCTTTCTTCGCTGTTCAGGCTGGAGCTAAGAGAGTGTATGCAGTGGAGGCCAGCTCAGTCGCCAAACATGCAGAA GTTCTGGTCAGGAGTAACGGCATGTCGGACAGAATCACTGTGCTAAACGGGAAGATCGAGGAAGTTTCCTGTCCAGAGAAAGTGGATGTCATCATCTCAGAGCCTATTGGATACATGCTCCTCAACGAGAGGATGCTGGAGAGCTACCTTCACTCCAAACACTGGCTGAAGCCCAAAG GTATGATGTTCCCAACCTTCAGTGACATCCATCTGGCTCCCTTTACTGATGAGCAGCTTTACATGGAGCACCATGCACGCTCCAGCTTCTG GCTCCAGACGAGTTTTTATGGGGTAAACCTGAGTGGTCTCCATCCTGTGGCCGTAGAGGAGTTCTTCAGACAACCAATAGTG GACACTTTTGATATGCAGATTCTAATGGCCAGGTCTGTAAAATACACCATTAACTTCCTTGAAGCTAAAGAAGAAGACTTGCATAG gATGGAAATTCCCTTTGTCTTCAAGCTGCTGCAGTCAGGACTGATTCACGGCCTGGCGTTCTGGTTTGATGTGGCGTTTGTAGGATCGAG GATGACTGTATGGCTGTCCACCGCCCCCCACGAGCCCCTCTCTCACTGGTACCAGGTCCGTTGTCTCCTCCAGACTCCTCTCTTTGCCAAAATGGGACAGACCCTGTCTGGACAGGTTCTACTTATTGCCAACAAGAG acAGAGTTATGATATTCACATCACAGCAGTCGTCGATGAGTCCGGCTTTAAATCTGGAAACACGTTGGATCTCAAAAATCCTTTCTTTCGGTAG
- the pum3 gene encoding pumilio homolog 3, which yields MEAKPRKKSFAAKDGKKPAFKGKGKFEGKPPGKHPFKPHNADKKKPFVKPGGKGGAQKFMKQKPTDGKFVKKRKLSDGDSTKEEGSEAKKPKWNEFKQKKKELKQNRQQNNRKDSFQTVIRAKQVWEMIRRKDCDKDKKEKLLKELRELVRGKVKTIAFAHDSTRVLQCFIQFGNDKQRQEIFDELKDHMVELSKSKYARNIVKKFLMYGSKQQVGEVMLAFKGKVRQMLRHSEASSVVEYAYNDKAILSQRLMLTEELYGNTFQVCKSTVCPTLEKVLESNPEKLESIADEMKQILTPMAQKEAVIKHSLVHKVFLDFFLHAPDKLKSEMIESIRESVVYMAHTHDGARVTMHCLWHGTSKDRKVIIKTMKTYIAKFAMGEYAHLVLLAAFDCIDDTKLVKQAVLSELVSSLAEVISNKHGKKVLLYLLSPRDPAHLLPEIIQVLEKGDGNAHSKKDVSVRRQELLEAISPPLLTYLCENTRSMVMDKACSVVVSDILGAAVGDLWPAMGAVAELAAEDFVAGGVDGQLHMAEHPAGHLVLKWLIEQDAKMKAAGREERFSRVLLEKVGLDKLKTWVSVNRGAMVLCCLLQSADEGVAEDVRTALCSIIPKLKKIQNSKGVEALLEKLA from the exons ATGGAGGCCAAACCAAGAAAGAAATCATTCGCTGCTAAAGATGGAAAGAAACCTGCCTTCAAGGGGAAAG GCAAATTTGAGGGTAAACCTCCCGGTAAACACCCTTTCAAACCTCACAACGCAGACAAAAAGAAGCCTTTTGTAAAACCAGGAGGAAAAGGGGGAGCACAAAAATTCATGAAGCAAAAACCTACAGATGGAAAGTTTGTGAAAAAGAGAAAACTGTCCGACGGGGACAGCACAAAGGAAGAAG GATCTGAAGCAAAGAAACCCAAGTGGAACGAGTTTAAACAGAAGAAAAAGGAGCTGAAACAGAACCGACAACAGAACAACAGGAAAGACTCGTTCCAGACTGTGATTAGAGCCAAACAAGTCTGGGAGATGATCAGAAG GAAGGATTGTGACAAAGACAAGAAAGAAAAGTTGTTGAAAGAGCTTCGGGAGCTTGTTCGGGGAAAAGTTAAAACA atTGCATTTGCTCATGACTCGACGCGAGTGCTTCAGTGCTTTATACAGTTTGGAAATGATAAGCAAAGACAAGAAATCTTTGATGAACTCAAAG atCACATGGTGGAGCTGAGTAAATCCAAATATGCTAGAAACATTGTAAAGAAGTTTTTAATGTATGG GAGCAAACAGCAGGTGGGGGAGGTGATGCTGGCCTTCAAGGGTAAGGTCAGACAGATGTTGAGGCATTCGGAGGCTTCGTCTGTGGTGGAATACGCTTACAACGACAAGGCCATTCTCTCCCAGAGACTCATGCTTACAGAGGAGCTCTACGGCAACACCTTCCAAGTCTGCAAG TCCACAGTGTGTCCTACATTAGAGAAGGTGTTGGAGAGTAATCCAGAAAAACTGGAGAGTATAGCAGATGAAATGAAACAGATCCTCACACCAATGGCTCAGAA aGAAGCAGTTATTAAACATTCACTCGTCCACAAGGTGTTCCTAGACTTTTTCCTCCACGCTCCAGATAAACTCAAATCA gaGATGATTGAGTCAATAAGGGAGTCAGTGGTGTACATGGCACACACGCACGATGGAGCCCGGGTCACCATGCACTGCCTGTGGCACGGCACATCCAAG gaCAGGAAGGTtatcatcaaaactatgaagacgTATATTGCAAAGTTTGCAATG GGAGAGTATGCACACCTAGTCCTTCTTGCAGCTTTTGATTGCATTGACGACACCAAACTGGTCAAACAGGCTGTTCTATCA GAGCTGGTGAGTTCTCTGGCTGAGGTCATCAGCAATAAACATGGCAAGAAGGTGCTTCTCTATCTTCTCAGCCCTCGGGACCCCGCCCACCTGCTACCAGAAATCATTCAAGTGCTGGAGAAGGGTGACGGAAACGCTCACAG taaAAAGGACGTGTCTGTGAGGCGTCAGGAGCTGCTGGAGGCCATATCTCCTCCCCTGTTGACGTACCTGTGTGAGAATACTCGCTCTATGGTGATGGATAAGGCCTGCAGCGTGGTGGTCAGCGACATCCTGGGAGCTGCAGTGGGAGACCTGTGGCCTGCTATGGGGGCTGTAGCTGAACTGGCGGCTGAAGACTTTGTAGCTGGTGGTGTGGATGGCCAG CTGCACATGGCTGAGCACCCTGCAGGCCATCTCGTGCTGAAATGGTTGATTGAGCAGGACGCCAAGATGAAGGCGGCAGGTCGAGAGG AACGTTTCTCCAGAGTTCTACTTGAAAAAGTGGGCCTAGATAAGCTGAAAACATGGGTGTCAGTCAACCGTGGTGCTATGGTCCTCTGCTG CCTCCTCCAGAGCGCAGACGAGGGAGTGGCGGAGGACGTGAGGACTGCTCTGTGCTCCATTATTCCCAAACTGAAAAAAATTCAGAACTCAAAAGGAGTGGAGGCTCTGCTGGAGAAACTGGCCTAG